Below is a window of Flavobacterium sp. CFS9 DNA.
GAAATTCAATGACTTTGCAGGCGATATAACAATTTTCATGTGTACATTTTTATATACTCCAAAAATACAAATTGAATTTCTAAAAATAGGAGATCCTAATTGATTTGTTTTATTGAGGTATAGTTTTTTTTGCCACAAATTACACGAATTCCCACTAATTTCTTTTTAAAAAATCCCAAGAGATTCGTGAAAATTCATGCATTTTGTGGCAGTCAATTTTACTTTGATAAAAATAGATGCTCTAAACTGTGAATTTATTCAAAAAAGTGACCCTTAGATTATAAAAGGCATTTTCTATGTTGTAAATTTGCCTGCATTTCATTTCTTAGAAATCGAAAATGTTTTTCATTCAAAAATTAGTGAATTCGTGGCTATACAAACAAATTATAAAACTGCTTTACAACATAGAATCTTCGAAATAATTTCGAAAGCATCCCGGGAACTCAACGTTGACAGCTATGTCATTGGAGGTTTTGTTCGGGATTTACTTTTAAACAGAGGTTCTAAAAAAGATATTGATGTTGTTGCTGTGGGCAGTGGAATCGAATTGGCTTTAAAAGTTTCTGAATTATTGCCCAACAAACCAAAGGTTCAGGTTTTTAAGACCTACGGGACAGCCATGCTTCGTTTTGAAGATACCGATATTGAATTTGTCGGAGCAAGAAAAGAATCCTACAACTTCGACAGCCGAAATCCGATTGTTGAAAACGGAACTCTGGAAGACGATCAAAACCGTCGTGACTTTACCATTAATGCTTTGGCTTTATCGCTGAACGAAGAAAACTTTGGAGATCTTTCTGATCCTTTTAATGGTTTGTCTGATTTAGAGAGCAAAATCATCAAGACTCCTTTGGATCCGGACATCACCTATTCTGATGACCCGTTGCGCATGCTTCGTGCGATTCGTTTTGCCACACAATTGAATTTCGAAATAGAAGAAAATTCATTAAACGCCATCACAAAAAATGCAGATCGCATTAAAATTATCTCGGGTGAAAGAATTGTTGATGAATTGAACAAAATTCTCTCTACTCCTAAACCTTCAACCGGCTTTTTACTATTATACAAAACGGGGCTTTTAGATTTAATTTTACCTGAATTAACCGCATTGAATCAGGTAGAAGAAATCGAAGGGCATACCCATAAAAATAACTTTTATCACACACTGGAAGTAGTCGATAATATTTGTCCGAATACAGATGATGTCTGGTTGCGCTGGGCAGCACTGTTGCATGATATTGGAAAAGCGCCTACAAAACGTTTCAATAAAAAACAAGGCTGGACTTTTCACGGGCACGAGTTTTTAGGCGGAAAGATGACCAAAAAAATCTTCGAACGTTTACACATGCCACTGAATCACAAAATGAAATTTGTGCAAAAAATGGTTATCATGAGTTCACGCCCTATTGTTTTGGCTGACGACATTGTAACCGATAGCGCAGTGCGTCGTTTGGTTTTTGATGCCGGTGAGGATGTCGAAAATCTAATGACTTTGTGCGAGGCAGATATCACCACTAAAAATCCGTCAAAGTTTAAAAAATACCATAAAAACTTCGAAATCGTCCGCAGAAAAATTGTTGAAGTCGAAGAGCGCGATCATGTTCGTAATTTTCAACCGCCTATTTCGGGTGAAGAAATTATGGAAATCTTTGATTTGAAACCTTCGAGAGAAATCGGAATCCTGAAAGAAGCGGTAAAAGAAGCAATTCTGGAAGGCGACATTCCGAATGAATATCAGGCTGCTTATGATTTTGTGATTAAAAGAGCTGAAAAATTAGGCTTAAAAAAAGTATAGAGAATTAAGTATTATTTTATAAAATGAAAAAAGAAAATAAATCAGTAATCATCTGGTTGCTATCGGGTTGTGTTTTATTGTTTTTAATGGTGGTCGTTGGCGGAATTACCCGTTTGACCAATTCAGGTTTATCCATGACCGACTGGCACTTAGTGACAGACACTTTCCCACCACTGACAGAAGCAAAATGGAATGAAGCTTTTGAACAATACAAGAAATTTCCCGAGTATCAAAAAATCAATATTCATAATGATTTTCAACTTTCAGACTATAAATTCAT
It encodes the following:
- a CDS encoding CCA tRNA nucleotidyltransferase; the encoded protein is MAIQTNYKTALQHRIFEIISKASRELNVDSYVIGGFVRDLLLNRGSKKDIDVVAVGSGIELALKVSELLPNKPKVQVFKTYGTAMLRFEDTDIEFVGARKESYNFDSRNPIVENGTLEDDQNRRDFTINALALSLNEENFGDLSDPFNGLSDLESKIIKTPLDPDITYSDDPLRMLRAIRFATQLNFEIEENSLNAITKNADRIKIISGERIVDELNKILSTPKPSTGFLLLYKTGLLDLILPELTALNQVEEIEGHTHKNNFYHTLEVVDNICPNTDDVWLRWAALLHDIGKAPTKRFNKKQGWTFHGHEFLGGKMTKKIFERLHMPLNHKMKFVQKMVIMSSRPIVLADDIVTDSAVRRLVFDAGEDVENLMTLCEADITTKNPSKFKKYHKNFEIVRRKIVEVEERDHVRNFQPPISGEEIMEIFDLKPSREIGILKEAVKEAILEGDIPNEYQAAYDFVIKRAEKLGLKKV